A genomic region of Vitis vinifera cultivar Pinot Noir 40024 chromosome 7, ASM3070453v1 contains the following coding sequences:
- the LOC100249330 gene encoding calmodulin-like protein 8, with product MANALTEDQIVQFREAFCLIDKDSDGSITVEELATVIQSLDGHPTQEEVQDMISEVDADGNRSIDFAEFLNIMARKMKENVAEEIKEAFKVFDRDQDGYISAIELRNVMINLGERLTDEEAEQMIREADMDGDGQVSYEEFAKMMMTFN from the exons ATGGCGAATGCACTGACAGAAGACCAGATTGTTCAGTTCCGGGAAGCCTTTTGTCTGATTGACAAAGACTCAGATG GTTCAATTACAGTGGAAGAACTGGCAACTGTGATCCAATCTTTGGATGGGCATCCAACACAAGAAGAAGTTCAGGATATGATAAGTGAGGTTGATGCTGATGGAAATAGGAGTATAGACTTTGCTGAGTTCTTGAATATTATGGCAAGAAAAATGAAG GAAAATGTTGCCGAGGAAATAAAAGAGGCTTTCAAAGTATTTGATCGGGATCAAGATGGATACATATCCGCCATCGAG CTGAGAAATGTGATGATAAATTTGGGGGAGAGACTAACAGATGAAGAGGCAGAACAAATGATCAGAGAGGCTGATATGGATGGTGATGGTCAAGTCAGCTATGAGGAGTTTGCAAAGATGATGATGACtttcaattaa
- the LOC132254052 gene encoding uncharacterized protein LOC116803646: MTTPTDLSDYSPSATITPFDCPVPLLRGPVPASPSDDPSAGPFVLAFRDSRAWRSAFKACESKIIEQCEAGARIGCAVSASSKCGPPWWWALIGRSPPSLAEREECEEREMAACVAASKEKCVKFAKDKCLGPFRDARIAVNGRDLTRKKKREAVELIFWASMGGRRNSIGLENLGSWVLSKCKLGETNYRGSDLLDTQNVENSLCLR; the protein is encoded by the coding sequence ATGACGACTCCAACAGACCTCTCAGATTACTCACCATCCGCTACCATAACCCCCTTCGACTGCCCGGTTCCCTTGCTCCGCGGACCGGTTCCGGCCAGTCCGTCCGACGACCCATCGGCAGGTCCGTTCGTTCTTGCATTCCGAGACTCTCGAGCCTGGAGATCCGCCTTCAAAGCCTGCGAATCCAAAATCATCGAGCAGTGCGAGGCCGGAGCAAGGATCGGGTGTGCCGTCAGCGCATCGAGCAAGTGTGGACCGCCCTGGTGGTGGGCTCTGATTGGCCGAAGCCCTCCGAGCCTGGCGGAGAGGGAAGAGTGCGAAGAGCGTGAAATGGCGGCCTGTGTTGCGGCTTCCAAGGAGAAGTGTGTGAAGTTTGCTAAGGACAAGTGTTTGGGTCCGTTCAGAGATGCGAGAATTGCGGTGAATGGGAGGGATTTGacgaggaagaagaagagggaagCAGTGGAGTTGATTTTTTGGGCTTCCATGGGTGGGAGAAGAAATTCAATTGGATTGGAGAATTTGGGGTCTTGGGTTTTGTCGAAATGCAAACTTGGAGAGACCAACTACAGGGGAAGTGATTTACTGGATACTCAAAATGTTGAAAATTCCTTGTGTTTGAGGTGA